The Colletotrichum destructivum chromosome 8, complete sequence genome includes the window CGACGGCAACCCCGCCGACAAGCCGAAACTCAAAACCGCCGACGCGAAGGTCCGTCGAGAGGATCTTATTAGCCAAGAGCGCGAAGATGACCTGCCCGATATGCTCTGGCGCTATCGGcccggccagcagcagcatgagCTCCAGAAGCTAATGGCTCAGATATCTTTTGGCGTCtatctgctgctgcacgGCATGGCCAATAGCGCGGCTCAAGTTGTCAGCATTCTGCAGGGCCATATCGACGAGGTGGATGAGTTTCTGGAAGTCATCATGGAGGATTTTGACCAGGCAACCAAGGACCTGAAGGAGAGAATTGACTACCTTCGTCTGCCCATGGAGAACCTCGAGGCCTTTGAGAAGATGTTGGAGGATCGCCACTTTCGACTTGAGATCGTTCAGGGGAACGAGAAGATTGAACACATTGTGGCCCGCACCAACGTCCAACTTGAACAGTACGACAAGGATGTGCAGCAGGGCTTGGCCGCAACCAAAGAATTTGCCATTTATCTAGCTCAACAAAATGCGGGCACTTGGCGTCAAGATCGTCCAGACGTTGTGGACATTTACGTTGCCATGAAAGGCAATACAGAGGGCTGGTACAATGCCTTTGTCGAGTTGCAGACTCAGGGCAAGGAGCTGAACTCTCTGGTCATCAAGCTCGCAAAAATGGTGGCAGAAATGAGTAAGAAGGCCGGTGAAGTAAGTCGGAGAACCTGGGTGAGTCGAAGCCTCGTGTGCTCTTGCCTGTGCGATGCTAATAGTCTTGTAGGCCAGCATCCCACCTTTCTCCTTGCCTCTGCACGGGGCTCGAACCGACGATGCCTCACTTAGCTCGCCACCTTCTTCACCCCCATCCTCGAGGGCTGCGAGGCGCTCAACTCTACGCGCGAACAGCGTGAGTGGCTCCTTTTCAACTGGGGCAAGGTCAAGCTCAAACACCGCCTACTTCGACATGCCCCTACAGAGACCATCACCGGCCGCTTCCCCAGATCAACAGTCCGTCAAGACACACAAGACGTCGCACTCAAACATTACAACGCATTCATACCACAccacacactcacacaacACTTCCAATTCTCAACAGACGTCTCACTCGCACGGAACAACGCGTTCACACGATACCGGGCGCACGGGCAACACCGCGCACACTACCAGAAGCACCCAGTCAAACACACCTAGGCTGACTTTGGAAGCGCCCGACGGGCCTGTGTCGGAGCCCATTGGTGATGAGGAAGTTGAGGTCGCACTGGACGACGCACCTCTCTATATTCTCCAGCCGCGGACATATACGCCGCAGCCACAGGAGGCCTTCCCACCTTCCGCGACAACAGAACCAAGCAAGTTTCAAACCCAGCGGGAGGCGCCCACGCCCACAAAGCAGACCTCGCTACGTCAACGTGTCTCGTTGAAGACAACCCCTCCAGAGTCGATCTTGATTCCGCCACCAGCGACAGACCTTCCTCACACTGGGCAAGAATCGCCCCGAGAGTATCACGCCCCGGATTCGGCGTATGGGTCAGACATCGAGCAGCGGCCGCGTTATCACACATCTAACGAGCTTTCTCCGCCGGTGCAGCCACCTGTGCTACCTTCTCCGCGATCCGAGCATCAATACTACCGCCCTGTGCAAGCGAGCCCCCATTCTCCGCTCCAGCAGAGGCCCCTCACCGCAGGTGCACAACCAAGGTCACCTTACGAGCATCAGTCCGGGTACTATCCAACACACCAGAGGAACGCGCCGTCTCGACTGGGTGGTGCAAGCATGCTGAGCACAGTTACCACCATGACATACGACTCGCAGATGACGGCCAGCGGAGAGAAGCGACTCAAGAAGAAACGCAGTGCCTTTGGCTGGCTGAAGAAAGCCTTCTCTCTCGATGAGGAAGAGCGCCAGGCATACGAGGcgcgacgacaacagcaaACACCCAATATGTACTATGACAACAAAAGTCCCAAATTCCTGGATGGTAAGAGGGTGACGCCCCGCTGAGACGACCGCGTGTGTAGTTTGCGGTACGCCGACCCTCGAACTACTCGCAGAATTCGCCATGCTGCGGTCTTCACTCACCCTGGTCTTCGGCATACGCCCGCGATATTGATACCCCGGACTACTTTTAAACATTTATCACTGCATTTAGGCGCATCTATTACCACCACTATGAGCTGACGAGGTGTCGTGTCCATATCTCGTCTAGACTTCGTTCGCATTTGGTGTACTTTTCAATCTCTCTGTTCACACATCATTGGGATAAGGGCTTTCGACTGGGCAAAGGACGGGCTGAACAACACCAGCATCCTGCGAGGTGTCGGGGCGTTTTCCATGTAGCGATTTGTCATTTTGCTTGATGCATTTATAAAGCCAAAACTACTCTGCGCGCCCTTGCATAGGCAGTAATGTATGCTTCGATGAGAATCAGAAGGCAACGACGAATAACGTCCGACACAATCTTCTAGGTGAAAGAACAATCGACTCCTCCATCAACTCTGAAACATGACAAAATCTTCCGACATGCGTTGACTATGGCATATCGCGCTACAGCATGCTTTTCGAGGAGCTTACGCAGACCGACCAATGGATTGAAAGGTATGCCCCTAAGTGAACAGCGCCTGAATTCCAAACACCACAACCCCACGGCAGTCAACAGTGTCTGTCAACACGCCAAATTGAGCCCGATGCCAGCTAGTCGGCGTCACATGGGCTAGTATCTGGCCTCTAGCTTGATCGCAAGAAAACTAGATTTTGTTACAAATCACTGGCCCCTCGGGCAAGATGGTCTATCGAACTCGGTCACCGCCACAGTGGTAACCACACAAAGTATGCAAAGCTCATCGCTGCGGCTGCTCGAGCTGTTTCTGCGAAGGGTTGCCGAAGGGCTCGGCGTAAGCTTTTCACGTTTTTATTCAGAGAGGTGATTCGTCGTCCGCGTCCCATGCCACCCTTGCGCAACTGGCGTAGGCTGATTATTGGGCAGGCTCTAAGAGGAGACGAGGGTAAACATACGGATTCGTCTCGTGAAACACAAGCTGTTACCCATCCCTCGTAAGTTAGGGACCAGCTCCGACGAGATCCCAAGGCTCTGTCGAGCAGGGTCTCGTGGCCCTTCTTGCCGAGCTAAAATGCTTCGCCAACAAGGGGTTTCGCAAGACGATACCGATGTCACCACGCGTGTTAGAATTTGGGAGGCTCCGCGCCGCAGCGAGGGGGTGCGGACGACGCGATATCGGGGACGAAGCGGGGACCCGGAGAATGCGGCCGGGCGAATTGTGGAGATCTCCGGGGTGACGGGATCTAAGAGAGGTGCCGATGCGAGTGGCACGAGGAGGTGATGAGTGGATAAAAGAGAGGAAGTGCATGGTAAGAAAAAGATATAAGGAGTAGGGGCTGGTGTGAGAGGTGCTCAGCAGGAGTGTTGGAACTTCAAGGCGACGGAAATGAAGGTTCGCATTGGCCTCGACTTGATTCGTCTACCGCTCAAGTGAAAACTCACTCGCCGACACCGTAACTCTTAACTCTactgaagaagaagggcttGCCGTTCTTCAACGCGAACTCGCCCAGGTCATCCGTCAGTTTGTTGTAGCTGTAGAAGCCCTTCCACATGAGCTTCGTGTTCCGCGcgcccttccccttccccgcgCTCCGCACCTCCAGATACATTCTGTACGTGTACTTCACGCCGACCCCTTCCGTCTCCACGAACAAGtccccctcggcctcgttcaGAGGCGCGTCCGGGTGGTCCAGCGCAGAAGACagccgccaccgcccgcgGAGGCCGTGCTGCATGACAACTGACGGcaggtgggcggcggcggcgccgcggtgTTGCTCGAGCAGCTCACGTGTCATATAGTGTACGACGCTGGCAGGCTCGtcggtggtgaggaggcTGATGGCAGTGCCGTCGCGGAAGAAGCGGAGATACCGGTAGTACGTGACGATATGCACGGGGCTATTCCATGTGATCTGATTCGCGTTCGCCTGGCCCGGGCGGATGTAGTTGACGGTGCTGATGTAACAGCCGTTGAAGCGAATCCGCGGCCGGTGTCTGAACATGCTCtgccacgacgacgagtatATCTTCGGCAGTAGCGCGAAAGTGGTGGCTTCGTTTTCGTCCCAGCGGCGTCGCGCCAACTCCTCCATGGTGACGTACTCCAGGTCTGTCGTGTCCTCTTCCTGTCCCAGGGGCTCCCAGGAGACGCCTCTTTGCCAATGGTGATGCATCCCAGAGAAGCCGAATTCTGAACCCAGGCAGACGCAGCGCCAGATCTGTTGCTCGGTAGCGACGACATAAGCAAAACGTTTGCACACTAACGAAAGGCGAACAAAGTctccgacgtcgaggacagCAACGTCCTTAAAGATGTGAACCAGAATCTCCTGGGGCATCTCCGCGATAGGGCAGGGCGGTTCCGGGTCTCCCTCCACGGGCGGAGGTGCTGCTGCGACGGAAAGGCCGGAAAAACTGGCAATCAGTTCGCCAATGGTCTGTTGCTGCGCATCTGATGGCTTGCCTGCCGCAGTTGGCCCAGCAGCCTGAGCGTCCAACGCTGACGGATGAGCCACtttcgcggcggcggcggggaaaTGCTTCTTTCTGTATGCCAAGTCCACTCTGCTATCCATCTTGAAGCTGAATTTAGCAGCTCATTCCGTCCGTTTGAAAGGGAGTCTTGCTTACCCTGAAAGCCTTGCGATACAGCTTTAAGCTGTCGCCCAAACTCCCaatggcctccttctccacgGCTTCCTCAAAATGGTCCAGGGCCGATAccagctccttggcctcctgcGGTGCGGATTGCACCGAACTGGGCCCTGAAGGCAAAGGCGTTGGTTCATCGAAAACCAGAGAACGGGCAtattcctcgtcctcttccagTTGAGATCTCTTTGCGGCCGCGACCCTCGAGCTCTCTGCGGGGGCGGGTGGCTTGGAAAATGATGGTGCCTTATGTCTGGGTTGAGAGGTCTGCAATTCCGGTATAGTTTTCTTTGTATTGAGCTCTGAGCGCCATTGCTGCCGGAATGACTCCAGCTCCGAGTCGAGCTGTGGCGGCTGGTCCGCCATGATTGGCGGAAAGGGTGAGAAACAGGAATGCCCAGAAACGATGGGCTAGCAGGCCGTCGATGCTATGATAGCGACATCTATTAAGGCCTTCAAAATGTACCTGGATGGTGCTGATATTGAGTGGCGATTCTGGGGTTCTAAATGCTTTAACAACGGATCTGCGACATGAGAGATGTAGTCAAAAGCCGTCCACTCATCGTCAAGACTGGTATTGTAAGCAGAGCACGCCAAACTGGAGTCAGTCGGCGTGTAAGGTCCCCACTAGG containing:
- a CDS encoding Putative F-box only protein FBXO9/FBXO48, whose amino-acid sequence is MADQPPQLDSELESFRQQWRSELNTKKTIPELQTSQPRHKAPSFSKPPAPAESSRVAAAKRSQLEEDEEYARSLVFDEPTPLPSGPSSVQSAPQEAKELVSALDHFEEAVEKEAIGSLGDSLKLYRKAFRMDSRVDLAYRKKHFPAAAAKVAHPSALDAQAAGPTAAGKPSDAQQQTIGELIASFSGLSVAAAPPPVEGDPEPPCPIAEMPQEILVHIFKDVAVLDVGDFVRLSLVCKRFAYVVATEQQIWRCVCLGSEFGFSGMHHHWQRGVSWEPLGQEEDTTDLEYVTMEELARRRWDENEATTFALLPKIYSSSWQSMFRHRPRIRFNGCYISTVNYIRPGQANANQITWNSPVHIVTYYRYLRFFRDGTAISLLTTDEPASVVHYMTRELLEQHRGAAAAHLPSVVMQHGLRGRWRLSSALDHPDAPLNEAEGDLFVETEGVGVKYTYRMYLEVRSAGKGKGARNTKLMWKGFYSYNKLTDDLGEFALKNGKPFFFSRVKSYGVGE